One window from the genome of Macrobrachium nipponense isolate FS-2020 chromosome 49, ASM1510439v2, whole genome shotgun sequence encodes:
- the LOC135205324 gene encoding large ribosomal subunit protein eL15-like, with product MGAYKYMQEIYRKKQSDVMRFLLRIRAWHYRHLSKLHRAPRPSRPEKARRLGYKAKQGIVIYRIRVRRGGRKRPVPKGATYGKPKSHGVNQLKPTRNLQSLAEERVGRRLGGLVVLNSYWVAQDSTYKYYEVILLVPTHKGIRRNPTYNWACKPQHKHRELRGKTSAGRKHRGLGRGHRFAHTKGGSRRANWLRKNTLSLRRRR from the exons ATGGGTGCGTATAAGTACATGCAAGAGATTTATCGCAAGAAGCAGAGCGATGTTATGCGTTTTCTGCTGAGGATCAGGGCCTGGCATTACCGCCACCTGAGTAAGCTACATCGTGCTCCAAGGCCTAGCCGACCTGAAAAGGCTCGTAGGTTGGGCTACAAGGCCAAGCAAG GTATTGTTATTTACCGCATCCGTGTGCGCCGTGGTGGCCGCAAGCGCCCTGTGCCCAAGGGTGCTACCTATGGTAAGCCCAAGAGCCATGGTGTCAACCAGTTGAAACCTACAAGGAACCTTCAGTCTTTGGCCGAG GAAAGGGTTGGTCGTAGACTTGGAGGTCTAGTTGTGTTGAACAGCTACTGGGTAGCTCAGGATTCCACATACAAGTACTATGAAGTGATTTTGTTGGTCCCCACTCACAAGGGCATTCGCCGTAACCCCACATACAACTGGGCGTGCAAACCACAACACAAGCATCGTGAACTGCGCGGAAAGACTTCAGCTGGCCGCAAACACAGAGGTCTTGGAAGAGGCCATCGCTTTGCCCACACGAAGGGAGGATCACGTCGCGCCAATTGGCTAAGAAAGAATACTTTGAGTCTTCGCCGAAGGCgttag